Proteins found in one Luteitalea sp. genomic segment:
- a CDS encoding DASS family sodium-coupled anion symporter, whose amino-acid sequence MNGDESYIHASREHIDRDDIMQKATKPLDDVAPPTRIDEAIGTLSPGEARFEWWRQSVGLFCGPIAFLIVWFLPLHALSEPAHRLAAIVALVVVWWVTEAIPIPATALIGAALTVVFGVTTAREAFAPFADPIIFLFIGSFMIGRAIADHGLDRRLAYSLLSIKAAQGSLARIAVAVSGLALLMSAWMSNTATTAMMLPVAMGVLHATGRARGPSAKKSSYSFLLAIAYAASVGGIMTPVGTPPNLMTIGMLDRLGGVTITFFGWMVLAVPIGLGVAGALFLITGYRLAGGGELRPAATSFLDEQRPAGPWTTGQRNAAIAFGVAVILWVTPGLIALVGSPDSPTYVLLGARLQESVVAIGAASLLFLLPTDWRKRQFTLSWESASRIDWGTILLFGGGLSLGHLMFTTGLAKHIGASLVQASGAESLWAVTAMAIVLGMVMTEVASNTAATNMVVPVVISICQASGLSPVPPAVGACLAASMAFMLPISTPPNAIMYGSGLVPITAMIRNGILLDVVAAIVIFIGLRVLCPLLGFA is encoded by the coding sequence ATGAATGGTGACGAGTCGTATATACATGCGTCGCGAGAGCACATCGACCGAGACGACATCATGCAAAAGGCAACCAAGCCGCTCGACGACGTGGCCCCGCCCACGCGTATCGACGAGGCCATCGGCACACTGTCACCCGGCGAGGCACGTTTCGAGTGGTGGCGGCAGTCAGTCGGGCTGTTTTGCGGGCCGATCGCCTTCCTGATCGTCTGGTTCCTGCCGCTCCATGCGCTGTCGGAGCCCGCGCATCGCCTCGCCGCAATCGTGGCGCTGGTCGTGGTCTGGTGGGTCACCGAGGCCATCCCGATTCCCGCGACGGCCCTCATCGGCGCCGCGCTGACCGTCGTGTTTGGGGTAACGACCGCGCGGGAAGCGTTCGCGCCCTTCGCCGATCCGATCATCTTCCTCTTCATTGGGAGCTTCATGATCGGCCGGGCGATCGCCGACCACGGCCTCGACCGGCGCCTGGCGTACTCGCTGCTGTCGATCAAAGCGGCGCAGGGCAGCCTCGCGCGGATCGCCGTGGCGGTGAGTGGTCTCGCGCTGCTGATGTCCGCCTGGATGAGCAACACGGCCACGACGGCGATGATGCTCCCGGTGGCGATGGGAGTCTTGCACGCCACCGGCCGTGCGCGGGGCCCCTCCGCGAAGAAGTCCTCCTACAGCTTTCTTCTCGCGATTGCCTATGCTGCGTCGGTCGGCGGCATCATGACGCCCGTCGGCACGCCACCGAACCTGATGACCATCGGGATGCTCGATCGGCTCGGTGGTGTCACCATCACGTTCTTCGGGTGGATGGTCCTCGCGGTGCCGATAGGCCTCGGCGTGGCGGGTGCGCTCTTCTTGATTACTGGGTACCGTCTCGCTGGCGGAGGGGAATTGAGGCCCGCCGCCACCTCCTTTCTCGACGAGCAGCGGCCGGCGGGCCCCTGGACGACAGGACAACGCAACGCCGCCATTGCCTTCGGCGTCGCCGTGATTCTGTGGGTGACGCCGGGGCTCATTGCCCTGGTGGGATCGCCGGACTCACCAACGTATGTGCTGCTTGGGGCCCGCCTCCAGGAATCGGTGGTGGCAATCGGCGCGGCAAGCCTTCTCTTCCTCTTGCCGACCGACTGGCGGAAGCGCCAGTTCACCCTGTCGTGGGAGTCTGCCTCGCGCATCGACTGGGGAACGATTCTCCTGTTCGGCGGAGGGCTGTCGCTCGGCCACCTGATGTTCACGACAGGCCTCGCGAAGCACATCGGAGCGTCGCTCGTTCAGGCGAGCGGAGCCGAGTCGCTCTGGGCGGTCACGGCGATGGCCATCGTGCTCGGCATGGTGATGACCGAAGTGGCCTCGAACACGGCCGCCACCAACATGGTGGTGCCGGTCGTCATCTCCATCTGTCAGGCGAGTGGGTTGAGCCCCGTACCGCCCGCCGTTGGGGCCTGCCTCGCGGCCAGCATGGCCTTCATGCTCCCGATCTCCACGCCGCCCAATGCCATCATGTACGGCTCCGGTCTGGTGCCCATTACCGCGATGATTCGCAATGGAATCCTCTTGGATGTCGTGGCAGCGATCGTCATCTTCATTGGCTTGCGTGTGCTCTGCCCCTTGCTCGGATTTGCGTGA